One Setaria viridis chromosome 3, Setaria_viridis_v4.0, whole genome shotgun sequence DNA window includes the following coding sequences:
- the LOC117848648 gene encoding DUF21 domain-containing protein At4g14240 codes for MAAAAGRARAVSLAAAVRVVAATARPATSAAAAAGVGAMSLIVQGEDTAFGSLEWWAYAGTSCFLVLFAGIMSGLTLGLMSLGLVELEILQRSGTDAEKAQAAAILPVVQKQHQLLVTLLLCNAAAMEALPIFLDRIFHPVVAVILSVTFVLAFGEVIPQAICTRYGLAVGANFVWLVRILMVMCYPISYPIGKLLDCALGHNESALFRRAQLKALVSIHSKEAGKGGELTHDETTIISGALDLTEKTAAEAMTPIESTFSLDVDSKLDWEAIGKILARGHSRVPVYSGTPKNIIGLLLVKSLLTVRAETETPVSAVSIRRIPRVPSDMPLYDILNEFQKGSSHMAAVVKAKPKTEPPPDKTEPNREAVGPAQLTAPLLSNAEERADNVVVDIERPHNRQVNGNPASNAVARSSEDIEDGEVVGIITLEDVFEELLQEEIVDETDEYVDVHKRIRVAAAAAASSVARAPSVRRLTGQKAAGAQNRQGQQPTGILKKPAEGESNPSKQVNLVEPLLENKR; via the exons atggcggcggcggcggggagggcgcggGCGGTGAGCCTGGCTGCGGCGgtgcgggtggtggcggcgacggcgcggccggcgacgagcgcggcagcggcggcgggggtgggcgcGATGTCGCTGATCGTGCAGGGGGAGGACACGGCCTTCGGGTCGCTGGAGTGGTGGGCGTACGCGGGCACCTCCTGCTTCCTCGTGCTCTTCGCCGGGATCATGTCCGGGCTCACCCTGGGGCTCATGTCGCTCGGCCTCGTCGAGCTGGAGATCCTCCAGCGCAGCGGCACGGACGCCGAGAAGGCGCAGGCTG CTGCCATCCTTCCAGTTGTTCAAAAGCAGCACCAGCTTCTTGTCACCCTGCTGTTGTGTAACGCTGCTGCCATGGAG GCACTTCCTATATTTCTTGATAGGATTTTTCATCCTGTTGTTGCTGTAATATTGTCAGTGACATTTGTTCTTGCCTTTGGAGAG GTTATACCACAAGCAATCTGTACCAGATATGGTCTAGCAGTGGGTGCTAACTTTGTATGGCTCGTACGCATCCTCATGGTCATGTGCTATCCAATTTCTTACCCCATTGGGAAG CTCTTGGACTGTGCTCTTGGGCACAATGAGTCTGCACTTTTTAGGCGAGCTCAGTTGAAAGCTCTAGTTTCAATCCATAGCAAAGAG GCTGGCAAGGGTGGAGAGCTTACTCATGATGAGACTACAATCATAAGTGGAGCCTTGGATCTGACTGAAAAG ACTGCTGCAGAAGCTATGACACCTATTGAATCAACTTTCTCACTAGACGTGGATTCCAAGTTAGATTG GGAAGCAATTGGAAAAATTCTTGCTCGGGGCCACAGCCGTGTTCCTGTATACTCAGGAACTCCTAAAAATATCATTGGTCTCCTGTTG GTGAAAAGTCTTTTGACTGTTCGTGCTGAAACAGAGACACCAGTTAGTGCTGTTTCAATTAGAAGGATTCCAAG GGTTCCATCAGACATGCCTTTGTATGATATACTCAATGAGTTTCAGAAAGGAAGTAGTCATATGGCTGCTGTTGTGAAGGCTAAACCTAAAACTGAACCACCCCCTGACAAAACTGAACCAAACAGGGAAGCAGTTGGGCCAGCACAGTTGACTGCTCCCTTGTTATCTAATGCTGAAGAAAGGGCAGACAATGTGGTTGTTGATATTGAAAGACCGCATAACAGGCAGGTTAATGGAAACCCTGCATCAAACGCAGTGGCTAGGTCATCAGAGGATATTGAGGATGGTGAGGTCGTTGGTATCATCACACTTGAAGATGTATTTGAAGAACTCCTGCAG GAGGAGATAGTGGATGAGACTGATGAATATGTTGATGTTCATAAAAG GATCCGAgtggctgctgccgctgctgcatcATCTGTTGCAAGGGCTCCATCTGTTAGGAGATTAACGGGTCAAAAGGCTGCA GGAGCGCAGAATCGCCAAGGACAGCAGCCTACTGGAATTCTGAAGAAACCTGCTGAAGGTGAATCAAACCCATCAAAACAAGTGAACCTTGTGGAGCCTCTTCTGGAAAACAAGAGGTAA